GGTGCGGGTGCGCAAGACGTTCTACGACCTGCTGCGCAATGCCGACGAGCTGCGCATCCACGATGAGCAACTGCTGCTGACGCGGCAGGGGCTGGACTCGGCGCGGATCAAGTACACGGTGGGGCGGGTGCCGCAGCAGGACGTGCTCAAAGCGCAGATCGCCATTACCCGCCTGGAAGAGCACCTGATCATGCTGGAGGAGCAAGGCGAGATGGCGCGGGCGTCGCTGAACACGCTGATGGGGCGCGATCCGGCGTCGCCGCTGGAAATTGCCGGGCGGTACCCCACGGTGGCCGAGATCCCGTCGCTGGCGAAGCTGGAGCAGTTGGCGGTGGAGAACCGGCCGGAGCTGCGCGCGTACGCCGCGCAGCAGAAGGTGGCGGAGGCGCGCGCCAACCTGGCGGGCAAGACCTACACGCCGGATTACACCGTGGGGCTGGGATACATGCTGATGCCCGAGGGCTCGGTGACCCGGAACAACTACATGGCGGAGTTCACGGTGAATCTGCCGTGGCTGAACCGGCGCAAGCACGAGGCGGAGATCGGCGAGGCCAAGGCCATGACGGAAACGGCGCGCGCGGAGTACGAGATGCGGCGCGTCGCGGTCTCGCTGGAGATACAGGAGGCGCTCATCAAGGTGCGTTCGGCGCAGCGAACGCTGGAGCTGTACCGCGACACGCTGCGGCCGCAGGCGGAGGCCACGTTCCGCGCCGCGGCGGCGGCGTATCAGCACGACCGCACCGACTTCCTCAACCTGGTGGACAGCCAGAACATGATGCTCGACGTGCAGTCGTCGTACTACCGGACGGCGGCGGAGCTGGATTCACGGATCGCGGTACTGGAGCGCGCGATCGGAACGGCGCTGCCGGGGCGGCAGAGCGCAGGAAATGGAGTGCAGCAATGACTACGAGAGAGAAGAAGT
This Terriglobales bacterium DNA region includes the following protein-coding sequences:
- a CDS encoding TolC family protein, giving the protein VRVRKTFYDLLRNADELRIHDEQLLLTRQGLDSARIKYTVGRVPQQDVLKAQIAITRLEEHLIMLEEQGEMARASLNTLMGRDPASPLEIAGRYPTVAEIPSLAKLEQLAVENRPELRAYAAQQKVAEARANLAGKTYTPDYTVGLGYMLMPEGSVTRNNYMAEFTVNLPWLNRRKHEAEIGEAKAMTETARAEYEMRRVAVSLEIQEALIKVRSAQRTLELYRDTLRPQAEATFRAAAAAYQHDRTDFLNLVDSQNMMLDVQSSYYRTAAELDSRIAVLERAIGTALPGRQSAGNGVQQ